In Caldicellulosiruptor morganii, the following proteins share a genomic window:
- the yicI gene encoding alpha-xylosidase: MKFTDGFWRVKEGIKLYHPAHVYDYEIAEDSAIIFAPAHFIANRGQTLQGPVFTVRFSSPFEDVIRVQIWHYKGQKEKKPYFEFYKEEGYCPVIEDFSDRIIITSGKLKAVVNKKSEWEVKYYYEDKCLTKNGYKYFGCAVMPENTAYMREQLSLSVGECVYGLGERFTSFVKNGQTVDIWNEDGGTISDFAYKNIPFYITNRGYGVFVNDPGRVSFEVASENVERVQFSVKGEYLEYFIIGGNSMKNVLENYTKLTGRPQLPPAWSFGLWLTTSFTTSYDEKTVTGFIDGMLQRGIPLHVFHFDCFWMKDMHWVDFEWDRRVFPEPSQMLKRLKEKGVKICVWINPYVSQLSKLFDEGKEKGYFIKKPNGDIWQTDDWQPGMAIVDFTNPDACRWYSEKLKELIKMGVDCFKTDFGERIPTDVVYFDGSDPEKMHNYYTYLYNRTVYETLQEASGNANALVFARSATAGSQKFPVHWGGDCLASYESMAETLRGGLSLSLCGFGFWSHDIGGFESTATPDLYKRWVAFGLLSSHSRLHGNSAYKVPWLYDEEAVEVLGFFTKLKCKLMPYIFSAATEAAEKGIPVLRPMVLEFPDDPACEYLDRQYMLGDSLLVAPIFSPDGEVQYYVPEGIWTNILTGEKIVGGRWRKEKHSYFSLPLLARPHSIIPMGYCDTRPDYDYAKNVTLNVYNLEEGKVASVVVKNTNGETELKLEVRREKSKISINVLKDTQKLWRLFFHGLELKSQFNAFVTKKENGSEVILGAAAEEALLSIEK, encoded by the coding sequence ATGAAATTTACCGATGGCTTCTGGCGTGTCAAAGAGGGTATAAAGTTATATCATCCAGCTCATGTGTATGATTATGAAATTGCAGAGGATTCAGCTATAATTTTTGCACCAGCTCATTTTATTGCAAACAGGGGACAAACGCTGCAGGGTCCTGTCTTTACCGTGCGTTTTTCTTCACCTTTTGAAGATGTTATAAGAGTGCAAATCTGGCACTACAAGGGTCAAAAAGAGAAAAAGCCATATTTTGAATTTTATAAAGAAGAAGGATACTGTCCTGTGATAGAAGATTTTTCGGATAGAATAATAATAACAAGTGGAAAGCTGAAAGCTGTTGTAAATAAAAAAAGTGAATGGGAAGTGAAATACTACTATGAGGATAAATGCCTGACAAAAAATGGTTATAAATATTTTGGCTGCGCAGTTATGCCTGAAAACACTGCTTACATGAGAGAACAGCTTTCTTTGAGTGTTGGTGAATGTGTTTACGGGCTGGGCGAGAGATTTACTTCTTTTGTTAAAAACGGACAAACAGTTGATATATGGAATGAAGATGGTGGTACAATCTCTGATTTTGCCTACAAAAACATTCCTTTTTACATCACAAACCGCGGGTATGGTGTTTTTGTAAATGATCCAGGGCGTGTATCCTTTGAAGTTGCATCTGAGAATGTTGAAAGGGTTCAGTTTTCTGTGAAAGGGGAATATTTAGAGTATTTCATAATTGGTGGCAATAGCATGAAAAATGTTTTGGAAAATTACACAAAGCTTACAGGTCGGCCGCAGCTTCCACCTGCATGGTCTTTTGGACTCTGGCTTACAACCTCATTTACAACAAGTTATGATGAAAAGACAGTTACAGGCTTTATAGATGGAATGCTGCAAAGAGGCATTCCGCTTCATGTATTTCATTTTGACTGTTTCTGGATGAAAGATATGCACTGGGTTGATTTTGAGTGGGACAGAAGAGTTTTTCCGGAGCCTTCGCAGATGCTAAAGCGTCTGAAAGAAAAGGGAGTGAAGATATGTGTCTGGATAAATCCTTATGTGTCTCAGCTTTCAAAACTTTTTGATGAGGGGAAAGAAAAAGGATATTTTATAAAAAAGCCAAATGGAGATATCTGGCAGACAGATGATTGGCAGCCCGGTATGGCAATTGTTGATTTTACAAACCCAGATGCCTGCAGGTGGTATTCAGAAAAGCTCAAAGAGCTTATCAAAATGGGAGTTGACTGTTTTAAAACAGATTTTGGTGAAAGAATTCCAACAGATGTTGTGTACTTTGATGGCTCGGATCCCGAAAAGATGCACAATTACTACACCTATCTTTACAACAGGACAGTATATGAAACACTTCAAGAAGCATCTGGCAACGCAAATGCACTTGTTTTTGCAAGGTCAGCAACAGCAGGAAGCCAGAAATTTCCTGTGCACTGGGGCGGAGACTGTCTGGCTTCATATGAGTCTATGGCAGAGACTTTAAGAGGTGGACTTTCACTTTCGCTTTGTGGTTTTGGTTTCTGGAGTCATGACATAGGCGGGTTTGAGAGCACAGCAACGCCAGATCTTTATAAAAGATGGGTGGCATTTGGGCTTTTGTCTTCTCACAGCAGACTTCACGGAAATTCTGCCTATAAAGTTCCCTGGCTTTACGATGAGGAAGCGGTTGAAGTACTTGGATTCTTTACAAAATTAAAATGCAAACTTATGCCATACATCTTCTCAGCGGCTACAGAGGCAGCAGAAAAAGGAATCCCTGTGCTAAGACCCATGGTATTAGAATTTCCGGATGACCCTGCATGTGAGTATCTTGACAGACAATACATGCTTGGAGATAGTCTCCTGGTTGCTCCAATTTTCTCACCGGATGGTGAGGTTCAGTATTATGTACCTGAAGGTATATGGACAAATATCCTGACAGGTGAGAAGATTGTTGGTGGAAGATGGAGAAAGGAAAAACATAGCTACTTTAGCCTGCCGCTTCTGGCAAGACCCCATTCTATAATTCCAATGGGATACTGTGATACAAGACCTGATTATGATTATGCTAAAAATGTAACTTTGAATGTATACAATTTAGAAGAGGGAAAGGTAGCTTCTGTGGTTGTGAAAAATACAAATGGCGAAACAGAGCTTAAATTGGAAGTAAGAAGAGAAAAAAGTAAAATTTCGATAAATGTATTAAAGGACACTCAAAAGCTTTGGAGGCTTTTCTTTCATGGTCTTGAGTTAAAGTCTCAGTTTAATGCTTTTGTGACTAAAAAAGAAAATGGGAGTGAAGTAATATTAGGGGCAGCAGCTGAAGAGGCGCTTTTGAGTATTGAAAAGTGA
- a CDS encoding AraC family transcriptional regulator: MDERIKLKEKVQHGTLMFPINVYENLFWYQSSYLLPHWHDEFEIVYLEKGSASFSIDGQEYILSPRQFLFISCGSIHSGKAIDCPEAYAIVFNLNMLCSQEPDICKTKYIKPVEERKVLVPNLIEDTFLEMLIFDLIKTWKEKNYGYELYIKSNLFLIFYHLFNKGYVVESSINREFNSKLEKIKAALDYINSNYSDSLSIEKLSKITSLSKYYFCRLFKEITSLTPIDYINKLRIEKAIELLKNTNLSISEIAFEVGFNNVSYFIKIFKEYVGITPLQYKKKDTI; this comes from the coding sequence ATGGATGAAAGAATAAAGCTCAAAGAAAAGGTGCAACATGGCACATTAATGTTTCCGATAAATGTATATGAAAATTTATTCTGGTATCAAAGTAGCTATCTTTTACCACACTGGCATGATGAGTTTGAAATAGTATATCTTGAAAAAGGTTCAGCAAGTTTTTCTATAGATGGACAGGAATATATTTTGTCACCTCGCCAGTTTTTATTTATCAGCTGTGGTTCAATTCACTCAGGAAAAGCTATTGACTGTCCAGAAGCGTATGCGATTGTATTCAATCTGAATATGCTTTGCTCGCAAGAACCAGATATTTGCAAAACTAAATATATTAAGCCGGTTGAGGAAAGAAAAGTACTGGTGCCCAATTTAATTGAGGATACCTTTCTGGAGATGTTGATATTTGATTTAATAAAGACATGGAAAGAAAAGAACTATGGTTATGAGCTTTATATAAAATCAAATCTTTTTTTAATTTTTTACCATCTTTTTAACAAAGGATATGTTGTGGAAAGCAGCATTAACAGAGAATTTAATTCCAAGCTTGAGAAGATAAAGGCAGCTTTGGACTATATCAACTCTAACTACTCTGATTCACTCAGTATAGAGAAACTCAGCAAGATTACAAGCTTAAGCAAGTACTATTTTTGCAGGTTGTTTAAAGAGATTACCAGTCTTACACCCATTGATTACATAAACAAGCTCAGAATTGAAAAGGCTATTGAACTTCTCAAGAACACCAATCTTAGCATCTCAGAAATAGCATTTGAAGTTGGATTTAACAATGTGAGTTATTTTATAAAAATATTCAAAGAATATGTAGGAATAACTCCTCTACAGTACAAAAAGAAGGATACAATTTAG
- a CDS encoding transketolase family protein — protein sequence MAKIATREAYSQALAEFGELYKNIVVLDADLSKSTRTEIFKKKFPDRFFNIGIAEQDLMATAAGLATCGKIPFASTFAIFAAGRAYDQVRNSIGYPHLNVKIGASHAGVSIGEDGASHQMLEDIALMRVIPGMVVLSPSDAASTYECVRLAIEHEGPVYIRLGRLGVEEIYRKGELKLELGKGIVLQKGTDVGILATGLMVHEAIKAAKMLQEKGISVYLVDMPCIKPIDAELVLEVAKTAGCIVTAEEHNVLGGFGSAVSEVLVQNYPVPVRMVGVNDEFGRSGKPEDVLKYYKLTAEEIVNKAKEVMKLKK from the coding sequence ATGGCTAAAATTGCTACAAGAGAAGCTTATAGTCAGGCTCTGGCTGAGTTTGGAGAGCTTTACAAAAACATAGTTGTACTTGATGCAGATCTTTCAAAGTCAACCAGGACAGAGATTTTCAAAAAGAAGTTCCCTGATAGATTTTTCAACATAGGAATAGCAGAGCAGGACCTTATGGCAACAGCAGCAGGGCTTGCAACATGCGGAAAGATACCTTTTGCAAGCACGTTTGCTATCTTTGCGGCAGGAAGAGCTTATGACCAGGTCAGAAACTCGATTGGCTATCCGCATCTTAATGTTAAGATTGGAGCATCACATGCAGGTGTGTCAATTGGTGAGGATGGGGCATCCCATCAGATGCTTGAAGACATTGCACTGATGAGAGTAATTCCGGGCATGGTTGTACTGTCACCTTCTGATGCAGCATCCACATATGAATGTGTAAGGCTTGCAATTGAACATGAAGGACCTGTTTATATTCGCTTGGGAAGACTTGGTGTTGAGGAGATTTACAGAAAAGGTGAGCTAAAACTTGAGCTTGGGAAAGGCATTGTTCTTCAAAAAGGTACAGATGTTGGAATTCTGGCAACCGGGCTTATGGTTCATGAAGCCATAAAAGCAGCAAAGATGCTTCAGGAGAAAGGGATATCGGTTTATCTTGTTGACATGCCATGTATCAAGCCAATTGATGCTGAACTTGTATTGGAAGTTGCAAAGACAGCTGGCTGCATTGTCACAGCAGAGGAGCACAATGTTTTGGGTGGTTTTGGGAGTGCTGTTTCTGAGGTTCTGGTTCAAAATTATCCTGTACCTGTTAGGATGGTTGGTGTAAATGATGAGTTTGGCAGGTCAGGAAAGCCTGAGGATGTTTTGAAATATTATAAACTCACTGCTGAGGAGATAGTAAACAAGGCAAAGGAAGTTATGAAACTGAAAAAGTAA
- a CDS encoding transketolase — protein MDRAKELELKKIATEIRKSIIIQTAEAGSGHPGGSLSGVEILTYLYFVEMNIDPRNPKDPDRDRFVLSKGHASPLLYAVLAEKGFISKEELKGFRQIYSNLQGHPDMKKVPGVEMSTGSLGQGLSVANGMALAGKLDGKNYRVYVLLGDGEIQEGQIWEAAMTAAHYKLDNLTAFLDHNGLQIDGKITEVMSPEPVDEKFRAFGWHVITIDGHDFNQIEKAVSEAKTVKGKPTIIIAETVKGKGVSFMENEAGWHGTAPNKEQAQKALEELQKQLESLEVQG, from the coding sequence ATGGACAGGGCAAAAGAGCTTGAGCTCAAAAAAATAGCGACCGAGATAAGAAAAAGCATAATTATTCAAACGGCTGAAGCTGGCTCTGGTCATCCTGGCGGCTCACTTTCTGGTGTTGAGATTTTGACATATCTTTATTTTGTTGAGATGAATATTGACCCCAGAAATCCCAAAGACCCGGATAGAGACAGATTTGTTTTATCCAAAGGACATGCCTCTCCCCTTTTATATGCGGTTTTAGCTGAAAAGGGTTTCATAAGCAAGGAGGAGCTGAAAGGCTTCAGACAGATTTATTCAAATCTCCAGGGGCATCCTGATATGAAAAAGGTGCCGGGTGTTGAGATGTCAACAGGTTCGCTGGGGCAGGGTCTGTCTGTTGCAAACGGCATGGCGCTTGCAGGGAAACTGGATGGGAAGAACTACAGAGTGTATGTTTTGCTTGGCGATGGTGAGATTCAGGAAGGACAAATTTGGGAAGCTGCAATGACAGCTGCACATTACAAGCTTGACAACCTGACAGCGTTTTTGGACCACAATGGGCTTCAGATAGACGGTAAAATCACAGAGGTCATGTCACCCGAGCCTGTTGATGAGAAATTCAGAGCATTTGGCTGGCATGTTATAACAATTGACGGGCATGATTTTAATCAGATAGAAAAGGCAGTTAGCGAGGCAAAGACAGTGAAAGGCAAGCCGACAATTATAATTGCTGAAACAGTAAAAGGCAAGGGTGTATCATTTATGGAAAATGAAGCAGGCTGGCACGGCACAGCTCCCAATAAAGAGCAGGCTCAAAAAGCTTTAGAGGAGCTGCAAAAGCAGTTAGAAAGCTTGGAGGTGCAGGGATAA
- a CDS encoding YitT family protein, translating into MLKKIFRVIYEYAAITFGSLLVALSLNLFLVPNKIAAGGFSGIATVLYYVSHYKLPVGMTMLALNIPAFLLGIKTIGVDFGVKSVYGTIALSVLTDLTAFLPCVTYDKLLASVFGGALMGLGLAIVLLYGATTGGTEMLARIIHKFLSFISVGQILLGLDVAVIAMASMVFKNYELGLWAVLTLFACSKLIDAILEGVNFAKALIIISDKSDIITEKILRDLDRGVTGLHGIGMWTKTEKNVLLCVVKRHEVSRVKNLVRSVDEKAFVILTDVREVLGEGFSV; encoded by the coding sequence ATGCTGAAAAAAATTTTCAGAGTGATATACGAATATGCTGCTATAACATTTGGCTCACTTCTGGTTGCACTGTCTTTAAACCTTTTTCTTGTGCCAAACAAGATAGCAGCGGGGGGCTTTTCGGGTATTGCCACAGTTTTGTATTATGTTTCTCACTACAAACTTCCTGTTGGTATGACAATGCTTGCTTTGAACATTCCTGCTTTTTTACTCGGCATAAAGACAATTGGGGTGGATTTCGGAGTAAAAAGTGTTTATGGGACCATTGCTCTTTCGGTCTTAACAGACCTGACAGCATTTTTGCCATGTGTTACATATGATAAGCTCCTGGCTTCAGTTTTTGGCGGAGCACTCATGGGGTTGGGGCTTGCTATTGTGCTTTTGTATGGAGCAACAACCGGTGGTACCGAAATGCTTGCAAGGATTATTCACAAATTTCTCTCCTTTATATCAGTTGGGCAAATTCTTTTGGGACTTGATGTCGCTGTAATTGCAATGGCATCAATGGTATTTAAGAACTATGAACTTGGACTTTGGGCAGTTCTGACACTTTTTGCATGTTCAAAGTTGATTGATGCCATTTTAGAAGGTGTAAACTTTGCAAAGGCGCTCATAATAATCTCAGATAAATCTGATATAATTACTGAAAAGATTTTAAGAGATCTTGACAGAGGAGTTACAGGTCTTCACGGTATTGGCATGTGGACAAAGACAGAAAAAAACGTGCTGCTTTGTGTTGTAAAAAGACATGAGGTAAGCCGTGTGAAAAACCTTGTCAGAAGTGTTGACGAGAAGGCATTTGTCATTTTGACAGACGTTCGAGAGGTTTTGGGTGAAGGTTTTTCTGTTTGA
- the csaB gene encoding polysaccharide pyruvyl transferase CsaB — protein sequence MKNIVISGYYGQLNTGDEAILRVLVDKLKEYERKSNSSLNIVVLSSRPELTAKLYNVEAVNRKKIPSVIKAIKRCDIFISGGGSLFQNETSNRSLYYYLFQIFLAKLFGKKVFIFSQGIGPIKRWYNLLLFKHVIKLADYITVRDYDSFDFLHKLKIGKKVELSADPAFLLNPCCDAKVKKLLDEYKIDFGKKTIGIIVRKWKKEKDMTDKIAKIADVLIENEGYNVVFIPFQGKWDIIKIDEIVSKMKNKPYVLSDKLSPYELLGIFKKLDLVVGMRLHALVFAAKMGVKFIGISYDPKIDSFLKIYGFKPAGYVDSFDVNNVLIDIQYMLSEGKVTKKIEEISKSMTQKAEKAFDILEDALSNIKKKDSINILGVRIDCVNFRKAKEKCLEFLNSSSPHIVFTPNVEMIMLAQKDEKFKKILNSGDLNVPDGIGVVWASKYFGERLFERVTGFDLMMSLMPELEKHKKRVFLLGAKPSVAERAGENLLKTFKNLIICGTHHGYFSQEENEKVIDIINSSKTDVLFVAMGMKKQEEWIYKNRKKLNCKLIMGVGGSLDVLSGEVKRAPIIFQKLGLEWFYRLITQPWRFRRMLALPKFVLVVLKTKMFGGR from the coding sequence ATGAAAAATATTGTTATATCAGGATATTACGGACAATTAAATACCGGTGATGAGGCAATCTTAAGGGTTCTGGTTGATAAACTGAAGGAGTATGAAAGAAAGAGCAATAGCAGTTTAAATATAGTTGTGCTGTCTTCACGACCCGAGCTGACAGCAAAGCTTTATAATGTGGAAGCTGTCAACAGAAAAAAGATTCCTTCTGTCATAAAAGCAATTAAAAGATGTGATATTTTTATTTCTGGCGGTGGAAGTCTTTTTCAGAATGAGACAAGCAACAGAAGCCTTTATTATTACCTTTTTCAAATATTTCTTGCAAAGCTTTTTGGCAAAAAGGTTTTTATTTTTTCTCAGGGTATTGGACCAATAAAAAGGTGGTATAATCTTTTGCTTTTTAAGCATGTGATAAAACTTGCAGATTATATTACAGTAAGAGATTATGATTCGTTTGACTTTTTGCATAAGCTAAAGATAGGCAAAAAGGTTGAACTTTCAGCAGACCCTGCGTTTTTATTGAATCCATGCTGTGATGCTAAGGTAAAAAAGCTCCTTGATGAGTATAAAATAGATTTTGGTAAAAAGACCATAGGTATTATAGTAAGAAAATGGAAAAAAGAGAAAGACATGACTGATAAAATTGCAAAGATTGCCGATGTCCTTATAGAAAATGAAGGGTACAATGTTGTTTTTATCCCTTTTCAGGGCAAGTGGGACATAATCAAGATAGATGAGATTGTCTCAAAGATGAAAAACAAACCATATGTGCTGAGCGATAAATTATCACCTTATGAACTTTTAGGAATTTTCAAGAAGTTGGATTTAGTAGTTGGAATGAGGCTTCATGCTCTTGTATTTGCAGCCAAAATGGGTGTTAAGTTTATTGGCATATCATATGATCCCAAAATTGATAGTTTCTTAAAAATATATGGGTTTAAACCTGCAGGGTATGTGGATAGCTTTGATGTAAACAACGTATTAATCGACATCCAGTATATGCTATCTGAAGGAAAGGTAACAAAAAAGATTGAAGAGATTTCAAAAAGTATGACCCAGAAAGCTGAAAAGGCTTTTGATATACTGGAAGATGCTCTGAGTAATATTAAAAAGAAAGATAGCATAAATATCTTGGGTGTGAGGATTGACTGTGTAAACTTCAGGAAGGCAAAAGAAAAGTGTCTTGAATTTTTAAATTCCTCATCACCTCATATTGTTTTTACTCCAAATGTAGAAATGATTATGCTTGCACAAAAGGATGAGAAATTTAAAAAGATTCTTAACTCAGGTGATTTAAATGTTCCGGATGGCATTGGAGTTGTTTGGGCATCAAAATATTTTGGAGAAAGGCTCTTTGAGAGGGTTACCGGGTTTGATCTGATGATGTCGCTTATGCCAGAGCTTGAAAAGCATAAAAAAAGAGTGTTCTTACTCGGGGCAAAACCTTCGGTTGCTGAAAGGGCTGGAGAAAATCTTTTAAAGACTTTCAAAAACTTAATTATCTGTGGTACACACCATGGCTATTTTTCGCAAGAAGAGAATGAGAAAGTGATAGACATTATAAACTCATCAAAAACAGATGTTCTTTTTGTTGCAATGGGCATGAAAAAGCAGGAAGAGTGGATTTATAAAAATAGAAAAAAATTAAATTGTAAACTTATTATGGGCGTTGGTGGAAGTCTTGATGTGCTCTCGGGTGAGGTAAAAAGAGCACCTATAATTTTCCAGAAGCTTGGACTTGAATGGTTCTATAGACTGATTACACAGCCATGGAGATTCAGAAGAATGCTGGCACTTCCTAAGTTTGTACTTGTTGTTTTGAAAACTAAGATGTTTGGGGGAAGATAA
- a CDS encoding DUF1540 domain-containing protein: protein MPDRITCNVSDCMYWDNKRCTAPSIEVSVDGGDSIAQGTKEKTNCHTYTLKR from the coding sequence ATGCCGGATAGAATAACATGCAATGTTTCTGACTGCATGTACTGGGACAACAAAAGATGTACAGCTCCATCAATTGAAGTATCGGTTGATGGTGGCGACTCTATAGCCCAGGGCACAAAAGAAAAGACAAACTGCCACACCTACACTTTAAAAAGATAA
- a CDS encoding 4Fe-4S double cluster binding domain-containing protein, translating into MILEELKKLLIKEGASDAGISNIQEYLPPELKMFKTCITVVVKLSDAIVNEIADSPTFTYYHHYKAVNNLIDLLTLKGVLFLESKGYFAMSIAASQSVHGKDSGFSGVLSHKIGAVLSGMGFIGKNNLFVHSRFGPRVRLGTILTTYEPEEKIENHIIQPQCGECNLCVISCPAQALRGSTWHFGIDRNEMIDPHACSTYMKEKFKYIGRGQVCGICMRVCPYGSEVKR; encoded by the coding sequence ATGATATTAGAAGAATTAAAAAAACTGCTAATTAAAGAGGGCGCAAGTGATGCTGGGATTTCAAATATACAAGAGTATCTTCCGCCTGAACTTAAAATGTTTAAAACCTGTATAACAGTTGTGGTTAAACTCTCTGATGCCATTGTGAATGAAATTGCAGATTCCCCCACATTTACTTATTACCATCATTATAAAGCGGTAAACAACCTCATTGACCTTTTGACATTGAAAGGAGTATTATTTTTAGAGTCAAAAGGCTATTTTGCAATGAGCATTGCAGCATCACAGAGTGTCCATGGCAAGGACAGTGGTTTTTCAGGAGTTTTGTCTCACAAAATAGGAGCAGTTTTGTCTGGCATGGGGTTTATAGGGAAAAACAACCTTTTTGTTCACAGCAGGTTTGGTCCAAGGGTAAGGCTTGGGACAATACTTACAACATATGAACCTGAAGAAAAGATTGAAAATCATATAATACAGCCCCAGTGTGGTGAATGTAATTTATGTGTAATAAGCTGTCCAGCACAGGCACTTCGTGGAAGTACATGGCACTTTGGCATTGATAGAAATGAGATGATAGACCCCCATGCATGTAGCACTTACATGAAAGAAAAGTTTAAGTATATAGGACGTGGCCAGGTCTGTGGTATATGCATGAGGGTCTGTCCTTATGGAAGTGAAGTCAAAAGATAG
- the radA gene encoding DNA repair protein RadA yields the protein MVYVCQECGYRTSKWLGRCPNCSSWDTFVGEYIEDKKKETAKIQKNSLSLLKLSDVATEEERFLCGIEELDSVLGGGFVRGELILLGGEPGIGKSTLLLQVANILSKRMKVLYVSGEEGANQLKLRAQRLKIDGDIDIVCETNFDIVERLILDCKPEFIIVDSIQTMYISENQSAPGSVTQVRDVTMKLLKLAKSLKITIVIVGHVTKDGLIAGPRVLEHMVDCVLYFEGERFNTFRIIRAYKNRFGPTNQLGIFEMTDRGLIEVKNPSSLFLESSYNVEGVAIYSAIEGTRAILLEIQALTSPTPFGTPRRTVTGIDYNRCIMLCAVLEKKVGLPLNVHDIYVNVAGGFKVTEPAADLAIVCAIASSYKGVPVGDNVLIGEVGLTGEIRAVSNIEKRLNEAKKLGFERAIIPKRNSENLSSDFGMKIYAMSNIEEVLDFIF from the coding sequence ATGGTATATGTGTGTCAGGAATGTGGCTACAGGACCTCAAAGTGGCTTGGAAGATGTCCAAACTGCTCAAGCTGGGATACATTTGTGGGAGAGTACATAGAAGATAAGAAAAAAGAAACTGCCAAAATTCAAAAAAATAGCTTATCACTTTTAAAGCTTTCAGATGTGGCAACAGAAGAAGAGAGGTTTTTGTGCGGAATTGAAGAGCTTGACAGTGTCCTTGGCGGAGGTTTTGTCAGAGGTGAGCTTATTTTACTTGGCGGTGAGCCGGGAATAGGGAAGTCAACTTTGCTTTTGCAGGTAGCAAATATCCTGAGCAAAAGGATGAAGGTATTGTATGTGTCGGGTGAAGAAGGAGCAAACCAGTTAAAATTGAGAGCCCAGAGGTTAAAGATAGACGGCGATATTGACATTGTGTGTGAGACAAACTTTGATATTGTTGAGAGGTTGATTTTGGACTGCAAGCCTGAGTTTATTATTGTAGATTCTATCCAGACAATGTATATTTCGGAGAATCAATCAGCTCCGGGAAGTGTTACACAGGTAAGAGATGTGACAATGAAACTTTTGAAACTTGCTAAAAGCTTAAAGATTACAATTGTAATTGTTGGGCATGTTACAAAGGATGGACTTATTGCAGGACCGCGTGTTCTGGAACATATGGTTGACTGTGTTTTATACTTTGAAGGTGAGAGATTTAATACATTCAGAATTATAAGAGCTTATAAAAACCGATTTGGACCAACAAACCAGCTTGGAATATTTGAGATGACTGACAGAGGACTTATTGAGGTGAAGAATCCTTCAAGCCTCTTTTTGGAAAGCAGCTACAATGTAGAAGGTGTTGCCATTTACTCTGCAATTGAAGGGACACGCGCTATATTGCTGGAGATTCAGGCACTGACATCACCAACCCCTTTTGGAACACCAAGAAGGACTGTGACCGGCATTGATTACAATAGATGTATAATGCTCTGTGCAGTGCTTGAAAAGAAGGTTGGGCTTCCTTTAAATGTTCATGATATATATGTAAATGTTGCAGGCGGGTTTAAGGTTACAGAGCCGGCTGCAGACCTTGCGATTGTATGTGCAATTGCCTCAAGTTATAAGGGTGTGCCGGTTGGAGATAATGTATTAATAGGTGAAGTGGGGCTGACAGGTGAGATTAGGGCAGTAAGCAATATCGAAAAGAGGTTAAATGAGGCTAAAAAACTGGGCTTTGAAAGGGCGATAATTCCAAAGAGAAACTCGGAGAACCTGTCATCGGATTTTGGCATGAAGATATATGCAATGTCAAATATAGAAGAGGTACTTGATTTTATATTTTAA